AGCGAATATTCCGGGTCGATATCGACGACCACTCCGAGGTAACCTAACAGGGAATGGCGGACCTGTTGGCCGATACCGAATTTGCTGGCTATCATAGTCACCTCCCGGGAAATAGATACCCTTTATATGAGGATACTATTCCACTTTTCAAGTTACATGACGCGACAGGCAAACCCTTTCAGATACAGCCCTTCCGGGTAGGTGGCGATCACCGGGTGATCGGCGGCCTGACGGAACTGCTCTATAAATTGTACATCACGACCGGCATCTATTGCGGCATCGGCAATGATTTTCTGAAATAAATCGCTGGTCATCAGTCCGGAGCAAGAGAATGTCAGCAGTATGCCGCCCGGATTGAGCAGTTGAATCGCTAACATGTTAATGTCTTTATAGCCCCGGCAGGCGCCCATTAACTGGCTTTTATTTTCAACGAATTTGGGCGGGTCCATGATGATGACGTCGAATTTTTCGCCGTGTTCACGGTAAGCGCGCAGCAACTTAAACACGTCGTCGCGCACGAATTCGGCTTTGCTCAAGTCCAGTTGGTTCAGTTCAACGTTTTGCCTGGCGATATCCAGCGCATCCTGTGAGGTATCCACGCTGACAACCTGGCGACAACCGCCCATTAACGCCGACACGGCAAAACCGCCGGTATAAGAGAAGCAGTTCAGTACCCGCTGATTTTCCACGTAGCGGCGCGTCGCCAGACGACTGTCGCGCTGATCAAGATAATAACCGGTTTTGTGGCCGCCCTGGATATCGACCAGCAATTTCATACCGTGTTCTTCAATTGGCAAAAGCGCAGGCGGCAGTTCGCCAGTGACCGGACCTTGCGTCAGCGCCATCCCTTCTTTTTTCCGCACGGCGACGTCGCTGCGATCGTAAATAGCGCAATCCGGATAGCATGTTTGCAGCGCGCTAATTAATGCGGCGCGTTGATATTCGGCCCCGGCGCTGAGCAGTTGCAGCACCAAAAAATGACCAAAACGATCGATAGTGACGCCAGGCAGGCCATCGGACTCACCGGCGATCAGACGATAGCTATCCAGGCCGTCTTTTTTCGCCAGCCAGTCGCGCCACTGCTGCGCCTGGCGCAGGCGGCGGGTGAAAAACGCAATATCAATGGATTCTGCTTTATCAAATGTCCAGACGCGCGCGCGGATCTGGGAGGCTGGTGACCAGGCGCCGCGTGCTAACCACTTTCCCTGATGGTCGACGATATCGATAGTTTCACCGAGGTTGGCTTTGCCTTCCAGACGGGATACGGCGCCGGAAAAGACCCATGGGTGGCGGCGGAGTAAAGATTTTTCTCGCCCTTTGCTGAGGACTAAACGGGGATATTGCGGAAATGTAGATTCAGTCATGCGGAGTAACCTCTCACAAACAGTGACGCGAGCCGGATGATAGTTCCAGCCTGGGACCGTGAAAACGAAATGGCGCGTAGGGTAGCACAGATGAGAGGGGCAATCACCAGCGTATGGCGGTGAGCGTTTCTGCACAAAATAGAATCGTAAAGGCACAGTTTCTTCAGCGGACGCTTTTTATAGTGTTATTTCTTTACACGAAGAAGGAAATACAATGAAAACAGTCTTCTCTTTGACCGCAGCCGCAATGATGGCATTGAGTGGCGGCGTATCTGCCGCGTCGGCGTTTAGCCTCAGTAGCGCGGATATTCCGGCGGATTTTCGTTTAACGCAACAGCACGTCTTTAAAGGATTTGGTTGTAGCGGAGAAAATATTTCGCCGCAGCTGAGCTGGCGCAATCCGCCTGCCGGAACCAAAAGCTACGCTATTACCGTCTTCGATCCTGATGCGCCCACCGGAAGCGGCTGGTGGCACTGGACGATGGTGAATATTCCTGCGCAGATTCACGACCTGCCGACGGGGGCTGATAAAAAAACGTTACCCGCCGGAGTGGTGCAGGGACGTAATGATTTCGGTTATGCTGGCTTTGGCGGCGCCTGTCCGCCGCCGAGCGATAAGCCTCATCGCTATCAGTTTACTGTGTGGGCGCTGAATACGGCAACACTGCCGCTCGACAGTGAGTCAAGTGGCGCGTTGGTAGGGTTTATGCTGAACGCGCATGTGATTGCGAAAGCAAAATTCACGGCCACATACGGAAGATAAAACAGAGGACGGCACGGTGCAGGAGATGCATATTCGACATCAGGATCTTACGACGGCAGAGGTGCGTTCCAGTCATCTGCACCGTTTGCATCGTGTTACGCTTTTTTCCGCCGCTATCTGCCATATTACGCAGGGCAGTAAAGTCATCATTCAGGATGATAGCCGCCTTGTCGCCGGGCCTGGCGAGTTGATTATTATCCCGGCGAACACGCCGCTGGAGATTATTAATCAGCCTGCGCAGAACGGTTTTCGCTCCGACCTGTTATTACTTTCACCGGAGATTATTGCTCGCTTTAAAACGATGTACGTTCAGGATTATCCACCGGCAAACCTGACATCGCTGTGTACCCCGATGAGCCGTAGCCTGACATTTATGTGGGAGAACGTGTTGGATGCTGTGCGCCAGGGGTTGCCCGTTGGGCTACAGGAACATCAGGCGATGGGGTTACTGTTAGCGCTTTTACATGATGGCGCGGCGGGACCACTGCTTATTGAACGGCGTTACACCCTCACGGAGCAGGTGCGGCAACTGATTATGCTCTCGCCTGCTAAGCTATGGACAGCCCAGGAGATAGCCCGCCGTCTTGCTATGGGAACATCGACGTTGCGTCGGCGTTTGCAGCGTGAATCGCAGAGTTATCGACAAATTGTTGAAGAGGTGCGCATGTCCTGCGCACTTTCTCAACTGCAATCGACGACGCTGCCAATCGGCGAAATAGCGCTACGGTGCGGCTACCTGTCGGGGTCGCGATTTACGGCCAGATTCCGCCAGCATTATGGGTGTCTGCCCAGTCAGGTACGTTAAGTATGTCCTGTATGAGCCTCCACCGTTGATTATGAAAGGAGAACCATCATGTCGAACGTCTGCATTATCGCCTGGGTTTATGGTCGCGTTCAGGGAGTCGGGTTTCGCTATACCACGCAGCATGAGGCGCAGCGGCTGGGGTTAACCGGCTATGCGAAGAATATGGATGACGGAAGCGTAGAAGTGGTGGCCTGTGGCGACGCGGCGCAGGTGGAAAAACTCATCAAGTGGCTGAAAGAGGGCGGGCCGCGCTCTGCTCGTGTGGACAAAATCCTCACTGAACCGCACAGCCCTCGCGAGACGTTAACAGGCTTTAGTATTCGGTATTAAATACATTTTACCGGCTTGGGCAGACCGGCGATTTTGGTCGCTTGCTTTGCCGGGCCTTTCGGGAACAGACGATACAGATAGCGGCTATTGCCTTTTTCTTCGCCGAACTTATTCGCCATCGCTTTTACCAGCATTCGGATGGCGGGAGAGGTATTAAACTCCAGGTAAAATTCGCGCACGAAGCGCACGACTTCCCAGTGTTCCGCAGAGAGCTCAATGCCTTCATTGGCGGCGATAGCGACTGCCAGCGCTTCACTCCACTGCGTCGTCTCTTTCAGATAGCCTTCGCTATCAGTACTGATTTCTTTACCTTCAAAGATCAACATAACGTTTCACTGCGTAATCAACACGGACGGCAGTGTAGCAAAAAATAAAGCCCTGCATAAGCAGGGCTGGAAGAGGGGAATGTCGATTAGTCGCGGCTGGCGAAGCCCAGAATGCTGAGCAGGCTGACAAAGATGTTGTACAGCGAAACGTACAGACTGACGGTCGCACGAATATAGTTGGTTTCACCGCCGTGAATGATGTTACTGGTTTCATACAGGATAGCGCCCGAGGAAATCAGGATAAACACCGCGCTAATCGCCAGGTGCAATGCAGGCAGTTGCAGGAAAATATTCGCCACCATACCAATCAGCACGACGACGATCCCGGCCATTAACATACCGCCCAGGAAAGACATATCCTTACGGGTGGTCAGAACGTAAGCGGAGCAGCAGAAAAATACTAACGCGGTTCCACCCAGCGCCAGGCCAATGACATCGCCCATGCCTGCTGACAGATAGGCGTTAAGAATCGGGCCCAGGATATAGCCGAGGAAGCCGGTAAACGCAAAAGCAGACAGGATACCGACCGGCTTATTGGCGGTTTTATAGGTCAGGAACATCAGCCCATACATACCGACCAGCGTCAGAATCAGGCCGGGGGAGGGCAGCATCAGTACCGTACTGGCTGTCGCGGTAATTGCGGATAAAGCCAGCGTCAGGCTCAACAGAAAATAGGTGTTGCGCAGTACTTTGTGCGTACTCAGTAGCGAGCTACGATCACGCGATGATGTAATGATACGATCCATTAGTCACTCTCTTATGACAGATGTAATTAATAAAGGAGAATAATAAAAACAGTCACTGTCACCCAGTGGTTTTACCCATCTTTACGCATTCGTTTACGTTTAGTTTCCTTAAGAGATTTCAGGTGATTACCGTCGTTAAAACGGTCTGCTCATGCCTGGCGCTACGCCATAAAACAGGCGGCAGCGCCAACCACGCGTTACCGATAAAAAAATCGCTAATCACAGCGGTGAAACAGTGGAGGCGATCAATACGTATTCAGCCAGTTTTGTGTTGAAGAAATGGTCAATGTGCCGCTATTTCAGGCAATTAACGAAATTTTGCCTGTTTTTCACGCAAACGAACACATTCGGTCTTTACATGGCGCACCGGGATGTTTATAGTGCGCCTCATTCCGGAAGTGTGGCCGAGCGGTTGAAGGCACCGGTCTTGAAAACCGGCGACCCGAAAGGGTTCCAGAGTTCGAATCTCTGCGCTTCCGCCAGATTAAACAAGGGGTTACCGAAAGGTAGCCCCTTTGTTTTTTTAGGCGCTATAGAATATAGTTAGAAAATACTGTTAGAATATTTCCCGAAAAAACGGACTACGCGAGTCTTTAGTTTCTTTTCGTTTCCCGATGTGTCTATTTATTGAAGATGTAGACCATTCTGGGAGGTGAAGGATGCCCCATCTCTTTCAGAATAATGTTGGTATATTCGACAACAGGGCCTCTTGGATGATTTTCTTCTTTATCCTGAAGATGGGTCAGGGCATGTACAACTTCATGAATAAATGAACGTTTTGTGTCAAAAAGTTGTCTTCCTTCGTTACTTTCATAATGTTCGGTATATGAATCATCAGAATCGTCCAGATTGAGACAAATAACTTTCCTGCCTTCTGAAAGTTTGAAGTGTTCCTGAGCCACGGTAGTTTCAAAGGCTTCGCCTGCCCCCAGTAGCCAGCGCTGCTCCACATCATGTAGTTCTTTTTCATATGCGTAATTCATCAGTCTGCGGAATGTTTCGCTTTGGGTATACGCATTTTGAAGTACGGAGGATAGTTCATCGTAGCATTCGTCATAAGTGTCGTCATCAATTTCTGTATCAGGGTCTATTCCACCCGCGCCTGAGATAAGGTACTCCACCACACACTCTGGCTCCAGACGGAATTCACTGTTTATGGCAAGGCTGTCATGAGCAAGGCGTAGCCGTGAGGGGTTTGGTGCATGTTCGGGAATATCGGGGAAAACAGGTGTATCTGCGGTATTTAATCTATATGTGGATACTCCGCTTTGAGGTATTAATCTGTAGGTGACCGGAAGCATA
This DNA window, taken from Salmonella enterica subsp. enterica serovar Typhimurium str. LT2, encodes the following:
- a CDS encoding putative outer membrane protein (similar to E. coli orf, hypothetical protein (AAC73646.1); Blastp hit to AAC73646.1 (183 aa), 59% identity in aa 1 - 180) — translated: MKTVFSLTAAAMMALSGGVSAASAFSLSSADIPADFRLTQQHVFKGFGCSGENISPQLSWRNPPAGTKSYAITVFDPDAPTGSGWWHWTMVNIPAQIHDLPTGADKKTLPAGVVQGRNDFGYAGFGGACPPPSDKPHRYQFTVWALNTATLPLDSESSGALVGFMLNAHVIAKAKFTATYGR
- the pipA gene encoding Pathogenicity island encoded protein: SPI5, which codes for MLPVTYRLIPQSGVSTYRLNTADTPVFPDIPEHAPNPSRLRLAHDSLAINSEFRLEPECVVEYLISGAGGIDPDTEIDDDTYDECYDELSSVLQNAYTQSETFRRLMNYAYEKELHDVEQRWLLGAGEAFETTVAQEHFKLSEGRKVICLNLDDSDDSYTEHYESNEGRQLFDTKRSFIHEVVHALTHLQDKEENHPRGPVVEYTNIILKEMGHPSPPRMVYIFNK
- the yccW gene encoding putative SAM-dependent methyltransferase (similar to E. coli putative oxidoreductase (AAC74053.1); Blastp hit to AAC74053.1 (367 aa), 93% identity in aa 1 - 367), which codes for MTESTFPQYPRLVLSKGREKSLLRRHPWVFSGAVSRLEGKANLGETIDIVDHQGKWLARGAWSPASQIRARVWTFDKAESIDIAFFTRRLRQAQQWRDWLAKKDGLDSYRLIAGESDGLPGVTIDRFGHFLVLQLLSAGAEYQRAALISALQTCYPDCAIYDRSDVAVRKKEGMALTQGPVTGELPPALLPIEEHGMKLLVDIQGGHKTGYYLDQRDSRLATRRYVENQRVLNCFSYTGGFAVSALMGGCRQVVSVDTSQDALDIARQNVELNQLDLSKAEFVRDDVFKLLRAYREHGEKFDVIIMDPPKFVENKSQLMGACRGYKDINMLAIQLLNPGGILLTFSCSGLMTSDLFQKIIADAAIDAGRDVQFIEQFRQAADHPVIATYPEGLYLKGFACRVM
- the yccA gene encoding putative TEGT family carrier (similar to E. coli putative carrier/transport protein (AAC74056.1); Blastp hit to AAC74056.1 (219 aa), 94% identity in aa 1 - 219), which codes for MDRIITSSRDRSSLLSTHKVLRNTYFLLSLTLALSAITATASTVLMLPSPGLILTLVGMYGLMFLTYKTANKPVGILSAFAFTGFLGYILGPILNAYLSAGMGDVIGLALGGTALVFFCCSAYVLTTRKDMSFLGGMLMAGIVVVLIGMVANIFLQLPALHLAISAVFILISSGAILYETSNIIHGGETNYIRATVSLYVSLYNIFVSLLSILGFASRD
- a CDS encoding AraC family bacterial regulatory protein (similar to E. coli putative ARAC-type regulatory protein (AAC73647.1); Blastp hit to AAC73647.1 (265 aa), 33% identity in aa 8 - 260), coding for MHIRHQDLTTAEVRSSHLHRLHRVTLFSAAICHITQGSKVIIQDDSRLVAGPGELIIIPANTPLEIINQPAQNGFRSDLLLLSPEIIARFKTMYVQDYPPANLTSLCTPMSRSLTFMWENVLDAVRQGLPVGLQEHQAMGLLLALLHDGAAGPLLIERRYTLTEQVRQLIMLSPAKLWTAQEIARRLAMGTSTLRRRLQRESQSYRQIVEEVRMSCALSQLQSTTLPIGEIALRCGYLSGSRFTARFRQHYGCLPSQVR
- the yccX gene encoding putative phosphohydrolase (similar to E. coli orf, hypothetical protein (AAC74054.1); Blastp hit to AAC74054.1 (92 aa), 78% identity in aa 1 - 92) is translated as MSNVCIIAWVYGRVQGVGFRYTTQHEAQRLGLTGYAKNMDDGSVEVVACGDAAQVEKLIKWLKEGGPRSARVDKILTEPHSPRETLTGFSIRY
- the yccK gene encoding putative sulfite reductase, gamma subunit (similar to E. coli putative sulfite reductase (AAC74055.1); Blastp hit to AAC74055.1 (128 aa), 90% identity in aa 20 - 128), whose product is MLIFEGKEISTDSEGYLKETTQWSEALAVAIAANEGIELSAEHWEVVRFVREFYLEFNTSPAIRMLVKAMANKFGEEKGNSRYLYRLFPKGPAKQATKIAGLPKPVKCI